GTAGGGCTTTCCGTCCTTGACAAGGACGTTGGAGAATATTATCTCGACAGGGGAGTAGAGAACCTGCCATATTATCGGGTCGTCCTCGGGGTTGACACCCTGGATTATGCCGAAGACCCCCTTCTCGACGTTAGCTCCCCTTGCGACGCCGTTGAAAGGCATTATAAAGGTCAGATCGTCGCCAACTATATTCTCCCAGCTTATCATGGCGGTGGATGTTTTTCCACACATGCTCGGATAGGCGCCGGTGAAGTAGGTCTTCCTCCCGTTGGGGCCATTGACGCGCATCAGGAACATATGCTCGCTGAGCCAGCCCTCCCTGACGGCACGCTGGATGGTGAGCCTGAAGGCGAGCTTCTTGAGGCCTATCGTGTTTCCTCCGTACTGGGTGTTGACGGAGTAAACAGTCTCCCCAACGAGGTCTATGTAGATGCGCCTCTTATCGAGGTTCTTGCTGGTCTTTCTCTCATCGAGCTCACCGGCGGAATGGACGAAGCGGAAGAATCTGGCCTGCCTTCCGAGGCGTTTGAACTCTTCGTAGCCCTTCCGGTAAAGAATGAACTCGGAGTGGGCTACGTAGGCCGAATCGGTGAGCTGGACTGCCGGGATCGTGAAAACCGAGTTCTTCGGCCCGAGGACGAAGAAGCACACGAAGAGCTCCTTACCCTTCATGATGCCCCTCATGAGTTCCCGTATCTCCCTCAGGCCCTCGTCCCTGTCCTTGGTGTTCAGGAAGGGAATCTCCTTACCTTCAGGAACGAGGAGCTTGGTGTTGGCCTTGTCCCTGGCCTGGTCGTAGTAGTTGTCGTAGTGGACGGTGTGGTTCGGCGTTTCGAGGAGCTTTTCCTCCCCGTAATAGAGTGCCTTCCAGCGGACGTAGTTCTCGTCCTCCTCGCTGTCAGTGCACACAAAAACCTTATCCGGCTCAAGCCATTCAATCCAGTCCGCCAGAAACTCGTGGAGTTCGGGATTGTCTATCGCCCTGATTTTTTCAAACTGCTCTTTATCAAGGAGCTTTTCAAGCCTCTCCAAGGCGTTCATAATATCGCCTCCGATTGGAGTTGGATTCATGCTTAAAAATTCTTCGTCGTTGTGACTGGCGTGAAACGAAATCTGAAGCCTTTGTCGTCCCAATCTTTTAGAATAAGGTCGCTGATCGTCACAAAGACAGCATGTAATGTTCATAGTTAGTGATTGATGTCCATATCCCTACCTTCAGCGCAAAGTATATTAACCGACGGTGATATACTCCATTGGTGCGCGTAATGAAGGCAGTGATCCTGGCCGGAGGCAAGGGCACAAGGTTATTACCGCTGACAGTCTACAGACCAAAGCCCATGATACCCTTCTTCAACAGACCGCTGATGGAATATGCCGTTCAAAGTCTTGTAAACGCCGGCGTTGACGAGATATATGTCCTCGTCGGATACCTCAAGGAGCGCATAATGGACTACTTCGGAGACGGAAGCCAGTGGGGGGTACAAATACACTACTCCAACAGGGACAACGTGAAGCTTGGAACAGCGGGAGCCACAAAGAAGGTCGTTAAGGAAATCGATGAAACGTTCTTCGTCGTCTCAAGCGATGTGCTGACCAACCTCAACCTTAAGGCCCTGTACGAGTACCACCGCAAAAAGAAGGCCCTCGCAACCATAGCCCTCTCCAGGGTGGATGACCCCAGCCAGTACGGCATTGCAATAATCAACGAGGACGGGAGGATAATCCGATTCAAGGAAAAGCCGAGGCCAGAGGAGGCGTTCAGCAACCTCGTTAACGCAGGAATCTACGTCTTCGAACCGGAGGCCTTTGACCTCGTTCCCAAGGGGAAGAACTTCGACTTCTCCAAGGACCTCTTTCCGAGGATGCTTGAAAACGACCTGGCCCTCTATGGGTTCCCGTTCAATGAGTACTGGAACGACGTTGGAAGGCCATCGAGCTACCTTCAGGCCACTGAAGATGTTTTTCTCGGCAGACTGCTCCTTCCCGGCCTCAGAACCGAGAGCCTCAAGGGCAACCTTGAGCACGGCGGTGCCCTCATAACGGGCAGGAGATGCATACTGAGGCGGCCGGAGGTGAGGGGCTTTGCCGTGCTGGGAGACGACGTGGAAATCGGCAGAAACGTTAAAATAGAGCGTTCGGTGATATTTTCAGGGGCCGTCATAGAGGAGGGCGCCGAGATTAAGGAGGCTATAATAGGAGAGAACGTCCGCGTGGGCAAGGGTGTCCTTATACAGCCCGGCAGCGTTATAGGCGACAACACGCTCATCGAGGACTTCAGCAAGATAGGCTCCAACGTCAAGATTTGGGTGGAGTCGAGGATTGGTAAGGAAAGTATAATACTCCCGGACTGAGGTGGTGGAAGTGGAAGTGTACTACTCCCAGAGGTTCAACCCCGAGGAACTCGCCCTTCTCGGAAGGGCCATAGGGACGATATCCCACGGCACGATAATAGTCGGAAGGGACGGCAGGGCAATATCCAGGTACGGAAAGCGGGCCATGGTGGTTGGAATCGTCAGCACAGGCTCGACCATAATGGACGTCCGCCTTATTCCGCTGATAGCCCTGAAGGACTTTGCCCACAGAAAGGGGCTTCCGCTGGCTTACGTCTACTATTACGGCGGTGTCCGCGTTTATGTCAGCGGCATTGACAGCGACGAGATAGGGGCCATAATGGAGAGCAAAAGCTTCATCGAGGCCCAGCCGAACGACATCGGGGCTACCGTGTACTATCCAAATGCCCTGGATGACTTCCTCCACGAGGTCTTCAAGTACTACAACTTCAGGGTGGAGGGCAAAGCCCTGGTTGATGCCATGAACACTCCCGCCGTGCTGTTCTTCCCACGCATGAGCGACCACTTCGGCTTTGAGGTCGAGCTGATAAACGACATGATGACGAGCTACCTTCCGCCGAAGCCCAAGGAGGTCTTCATGCACAAGCTCCAAAAGGGCGAATACGACTTTGGATTGCGCTTTAGGCCGGAGGGCATCGTGGAGTTCTACAAAGACGGTGAGGAGCTCGAATTCGGCAGCATGTGGAAGCTCCTCGACCACATGAGGAAAAACCTTTGAATTTTTGCCCTTCCTTTTAAATCTCCTAAAAATCTTTAAGAGAAAAGCGTTAAAAGGGACGGGTTCATTATAATCTCCCGTTCATTTTGGGGGTGACATCTGTGGGAGCATTTATAGTCATGGAAGGCATCGATGGCGCAGGTAAATCAACCCAGGCAAAACTTCTGGCAAAGTGGTTTGAGGAAAAAGGCTATGATGTAATTCTAACCAAAGAGCCAACGGATACTGCATTTGGAAAACTGATAAGGAAGCTGGTTCTCACCGGAGGACGTGAGGGTATAATCGACGGCGCCAGGATAAGTCACGAGGCCGAGGCGCTTCTCTTCGCCGCCGACAGGGCGGAGCACGTAAGCAAACTGATAAAACCCGCCGTTGAGGCGGGAAAGGTGGTAATATCAGACCGCTACTTCTACTCGTCCCTCGCCTACCAGTGGGCAAGGGGACTCGACCTTGAGTGGTTAATCGACCTGAACCGCTTCGCGATACGGCCAGACCTTGTAATCCTCCTCGATCTGCCCGTCAAGGAGAGCATGAAACGCATCAACGGGCGGAGCATAAAGACCGAGTTCGACAAGATAGCGGAGCTTCAGAAAAAGGTGCGCGAGAACTACCTCAAGTTAGCCGAGCGCTTCCCAGAGATCAGGATAGTGAACGCCCTCGCGAGCGTTGAGGACATCCACAACGACATAGTGGCGCTGGTTGAGCACGAGCTCTTCAAGAGGTAAGGGGTCGGCCAGTGCCAGTCTCTTCATCCGTAGCGAATCAGACCGGTAAACGCTCTTCATCCCCCTTCTTTCCTCGACGGATTCTTTTTAAAACCTTGGCATCAACTCCCTCAGGCCGATGACGAGCGTTAGCCACGCTGAGCGGTGAGGAGAAGAGGGTTAGCCGAGGCCGTTCTGAATCCCAGAGTTTCTCCAAGTTTTATATCTAATGACGTTCAAATGGATAACAGGTGAGCCAATGAAGGCCCTTGAGATTAGAAAACTGAAAAAGAGCTACGGGGATTTTCTGGCACTGAAGGGGATAGACCTTGAGGTTGAAGAGGGCGAGGTTTTCGCACTCCTCGGGCCCAACGGTGCCGGAAAGACGACGCTCATAAGGATTCTGGCCGAGGGATTGGGCTACGACTCCGGTGAGATACTGGTCTTCGGAAAACCTCTATCAAAGAGAACCGCGAGACTGATCGGCTACGCCCCCCAGGAGAGCGTCGCCTACGACCTCCTAACTGTGGAGGAGAACCTGCGATTCTACGCCGACCTCTACGACGCACCGAGAGAACGGGTGAGGAAGCTCATTTCGGAGTTTTCTCTGCCCGCAAAGAAGAAAGCCAGGGAACTGAGCGGCGGCTTTAAGAGACGCCTGAATCTGGCGATAGCGCTCCTCTACGAACCGAAGCTCTTAATTCTCGACGAGCCTTCAGCCGGGCTAGACGTGCCGTCGAGGAGGGAGCTCTGGAACCTTATAAGAAGGCTCCGAGAGGAAGGGCGAACGATACTCCTGGCGACCCACTACATGGAGGAGGCAGAGGCACTGGCAGACAGAGTGGCGATAATGAACGAAGGGAACGTGATAGCCGTCGGAACCCCGGACGAGCTGAAATCGCTCGCTGGAGAGGGGAGCGTGATACACGTTGAAGGCATTCTGAAGGGCACCGAACTCGTGAAAAAGGAGTTTCCAAGGACAATAGAGCGTGAGGGCACGCTCAGGATTGGCGTGGAAGAATCAAAGACCGCCCTGCCCAAGATCGTCGAACTGCTAGTCGAAGCGGGAAGCGAAATAAGGACGATAAGGGTTGAAGAGCCGACCCTTGAGGACGTTTTCCTGAAGCTCACGGGGAGGGGACTGGAATGAAGGCGAGAGCAATCAAGGCCATAATCGGCAAGGACTTGAGAGAAACCAGAAGGGAAAAAATGGCCCTCTTCTGGATATTCGTCTTTCCGCTCATGTGGATCACCCTGCTCGGAGGCATCTGGGGTGGTCACAACCCGCCGATAACCGTTGACGTCGGCGTCGTCTACTTCAACGAGAGCACCCCCTTCACAGCGGCGGACGTCGTTAACGTCATGGAAAACGTGACAATGGATGGTGTCCACGTTTTTAACATCGAAAAGTATCCCAACGAGAGCGCTGGGGTTGACGCGGTTAGAAACGGAAGAATCGATGTTCTCCTGGTCTTTCCAAAGGGCTTCGGAGAGAACGTTTCGAGCGGCCTTCAGGCAAAAGTCTACGCATACTTCGACAGGAGCGACCCCCAGAACTACCAGATAGTGAGCGGCGTCATCAAGGGCTTCTTCTCGGAGTTCGAGAAGGAGATGGCCAAAAGAAGGTTGAACATCACCCTGAGCTACATGGAAAAGTACGTTCCGGCAAACATCGCAGGAAACTTCACCATCGAGGATTTCAGGGGATACCTCATTGGTCTTACGAACCCACTTGAGCTTGAGGAGAGGGAAGTGAGGGGAGAAGCGCCCTCCGCCATTCAGTTCTACGTCACGAGCTTCATCGGGATTCAGTTCCTCTTCGCCACGATGCTTATGATAGGCTCCGGAACGCTTGAAGAGATAGAACACGGGACTTTGAGGCGTATATCTGCCTCACCAGCGACGGCGTGGGATTTCCTGGCCGGAAAGATGCTCTCGACCTTCATCGTCATAACCGTGAGCATACTCATCGGGATAGTTTACGCAAAGATTGTCTTCGGGGAGACGGTCTTTCCAAGCGCCCTGGGCTGGCTCATAATATTCCTCGCGGCGGTCTTCTCAATGAGCCTCGGACTGGCGATAGCCATGGGCACGAGGAGCATAAAGGCCACCAACGCAATAGTCAACCTCATCTCGATGCCCCTGCTTTTCTTGGCAGGAATCGTCATCCCGGCGAGCATACTCCCCGGGTGGGCCAAGCCCATAGCGAACTACTTCCCCCTCGGAACTGCACTGAAGAGCCTCCGCCTGCTGGAGCTCTACCACAGACCTGCAAGTGAAATACTGCCGGGCCTTGTATGGCTGGCCGCGAGTGCCTTTGGAATGCTCCTGATGGCGGTGGTTCTCTACAACTGGGCGATAAAGAGGCTGAAATAAAACAAAAAAGAGACTACGCCAGAAACTTCCCCAGGAACTCCCCAACTTTTCTCTTCCACTCCTCCGGATGGAGCTTAAGTGTTCTTACATGGGGTGCGTCGGTTATCCACAGCTCGGAGTGGGGATTCAACTCCCTGTTTTTTTCGTAGAACTCTCTTACCTCCTCGACATTCACTAGAGGGTCGCCCTCACCGGCTATTAGAAGGAGGGGTTTTTTAATCCTTTCAGCATATTCCAGCATGTTGAGCTCCTTCGCCCCACTAAAGAGCTTTGTAAACGGTTTGACAAAAGTGTAGAGCCATTCGGGGAGCTTTGCAAAGTATTTGAGACCTCTGGCACCGGTTCTGTCAAGATATATTGGTGGGCTGTCTGCCACGCCGCAGCAGACCTCCTCAAGCTCGGAGAGTGCACGTATCGTAACGATTCCACCCATCGAGAACCCAACCAGTGCGATCCTCTGCGCCCGTTCGGGGTGGTTCTCCCTCAGCCACGCTACTGCCGCCCTAACATCGAGCAGTTCCCTGTCGCCAACCGTTGTGTACTTCCCCTCGCTCTTTCCGTGGGCCCTGAAGTCAAAGGCCAGAACGTTGTAACCCTCTTTGAGCAGAAACTCAATTGTGTCCTTCATGTAAACCTCGTCCCACCTGCTTCGGGTGTATCCGTGGAGCGGAAGAACGGTCTTATCGCTCCCCCTGTCTATCCACCAGCCGCTGAGTTTCAGGCCGTCCTCGGTTGTGAACTCAACGTCCTCGTAATCAAAGCCGAAGTCTTCAGGCGTCCAGTTCCCGACAAAGCGCGGTGGTTTGGCCATTTTGTAGGCAACAAAAGCTGAAAAGGCCAGGAAAGCCAGAAGAATAAAGATTAAAACACCAAGCCATACCATGCTCAACCCTCCTTCGCGACATCGAGGTTCCTCATGTACCATATCATCGGCATTGCCAGGAGGACGAGCAGGGCCCCGATCGGGAAGAGCACCCTGTAGTTCTCCCCTGCGAGGTCAACTATCGCACCGCCAATGATCCCAGCGAGCAGAACCGGAAGGGAGCGTGTGGCCTCAAAGAAGCCGTAATACCTGCCGGTAAAGGCTTCCCTCTCGAATTTTGTGAGCAGGTCACCGATTACCGGGTATGAGGCGGCCATGAGCACTCCCCAGCCAAGTCCCGCCACTCCCAGGGCAATCACTATCTCGGTCTGAGTCTTTATGAACCATCCCCAGAGCTGGGGGAGGGCGAATATAAGTCCCCCGAGGATTATGCTTAACCTCCTCCCGAGTTTATCGTAGATTATACCTCCCGGAAGGGCACCGAGGAGGACCGTTATGTTGAAGAGCGCCATAAGGTAGAGGCCGAGCGAGGTTACCGCTTTGATGTTTTCCTCGGTCGCGGAGCCGTAGAGGATGTAGGCCAGGATTCCATAGAGGAATATGGCTATGAACTCGAAGCTCATCCACCAGAGTGTCTGCGCCGCGTAGAACTTGAGAAAATCGCGGTTCTCAACGATGCTCCTGAGGTACTCCCAGAGGCTTTCGTCCTCCTCGATCTCAGGGGCTTCTGGCTCCTTGACGATGAAGTACACGAAGAGGGCCGCGCCTATGAGAAAGGCCGCGGTCACAAGGAAGGGGATCTTCAGATAGGGTGTCTGTGCCAGCGCCTTTATTCCTTCGTTCTCTCCGGTTTCAGCCACGGCCTTCGCTATCAGGAATCCGGCGAGGCCAAACAGGAAGAGGTTGCCCGCCCATTCGAGGAGTGTGATAACTCCACTCGCCTTTCCTCTCTGACCGCTTTCGATTGTATCCGGCATCAGGGCACGGTACTGTGCGGTGTAGAGGTGCATCGAGAGGTAGAAGAAGCCAAGGGTGAGCGCAAAGCCCCACAGCGGAACGCCCATCGCGTAGCCGGTGTATACCATCAGTGCCGCGATTCCTGCCAGAAGGCCACCCGCCATTATAAATGGCCTTCTTCTCCCGTGCTTTGATTTGAGTGTATCGCTGTAATAGCCGAGGAGAACCGGTATGAAAAGGCCAATAAAGCCCTCAGCGGCAAGGATGGTTCCCTTTACAAATGCCGAACCGGTGTAGCTTGAGAGCAGTGGAAACGAGAGTCCCTTGTTGAGAGCCCATCCCGTGCTCCTGCTGAAGCCCAGCAGGGCAAGACCCAGAACAACCCCCCAGCTGAAACCCTTTCGTTCCATGGTTTCACCCCCTTATTTTACACACCTATGTCAAAAGGAAGTTTTTACGTTTTCGGTTCAACGGGCTAAATAGGACAAAAAATGAAAGGATTTTAGTCCATATCCGGAACGTAGTCCAGTATGTCGCCCCTGCGCCGGACGATGTCCCCACGCCTGACGAACTGCATCGCTATCGCCGAGAGTACGAAGAAGGTTATTGAGAACGGTATCAGCGTCCTGTAGCCGATGAGGTCGAGGAAAGCTCCCGCCAGCGGAGGTGCAACGAGGTTCGCCGCCTGGCTGAAGAAATAGTAGAGCCCTGTGTAGCCGCCAAGCTTCTCCTCGGTGGTCATGTCAACTACCATGGGCAGGGAGTTGACGTTCACCATGGCCCAGCCCATGCCTCCGACGAAGAAGAGCCCCATGAAGGTCATCACAACCGGATCCGTTAAGGAGCTGGATTCTGGCTTCTGGCCCTCGCCAACGAGATAGGCCGCTATGAGTATGGCAACTATCACTATCAGCCCGAGCGTTATGGTCTGTCTCCTGCCAAGCCTTGCCCCGATAAAGCCTGCTGGAATTGCAAATATCATGAAGCTGAGGGAGAACAGGCCGAGCATGAACGCGCCGGTGCTCTCCTCGATACCGAGGTAGTACTTGGCGTAGCTCGTGAAGAAGGTTTCCAGGGAGTTGAAGGCTATGAACCAGAGGAATATGGCCAAAAGTATGGCGAGCAGGCTCCTCTCGTGGCTGGCGAATACATCCTTGAGGTTCTCCTTGAGCTCACCGAAGCTCTTGTGTGATGTCTCCGACAGGAGCTTCCTGATGCTGACCTTCTTCCCGGGAACGCGGTACTCCTCCGGCTCGGGGACGAAGAGGACAACTAGGAGGTTGGCGAGGAGCATTATCGCGGCACCGAAGTAGAACGGGTAGGCGTAGTTCATGTCGTAGAGGGCCTTGCCGCCGAAGTACGCCAGCAGTGCCCCAAGGCCGCCCATAAAGTTGATTATCCCGTTGGCCTGGCTTCTCTTTTCACTGGGGGTTATGTCAGGCATGAAGGCAACAACCGGGGAGCGGAACAGTGCCATGAAGAAGTTCATAAAGACTATCGTCCCCATGAAGAGGGCAAGGTTCTCATACATCCTTGAAACCGGTATGAGCGCAAACATTATTGCGGCGGAGGGGGCACCAAGGAGTATGTAGGGCTTTCTGCGCCCCAGTCTTGTTCGCGTCATGTCGCTTAATGCCCCAAGGAACGGGAGGAGGAGAACCGCGAACAGGTTGTCGATGGTCATTATGAAGCCAGTCACTGTTTTGCTGAGATGGAATGTGTCCTGCAGGAATATCGGCACGTAGGCGTTGTAGAGCGCCCATATTATACTTATTCCGAAGAAGCCAAACCCAAGGAGGAATATTCTCGAATATTTGAACTCCAAGATACTCACCCCCGCTGTGGGTCGTGACAACAGGGAAAATACACCGATGAAGCTTTTAAGGGTTGTGAGTCCATCTTTGAACGGTAGCAGAGATGACACTTATGGACAGTGGGGAACCTCCAATACTGGGCCACAGAGGCTTCAGGGGAAGGCTCGAAAACACTCTGCCAGCGTTCAGGAGGGCGCTCAGGTATGCGGATGGAATCGAGTTCGACGTCAGACTAACGGGTGATGGAAAGCTCGTGGTCCACCACGACGATTCATTTTACGCGAACGGCTCGCGGTACAGACTGAAGGCGCTGACCCTGAGGGAGCTGAGGAGACTGCACCCGCTGGGGAAACTTGTTCCCACAGTGGAAGAAGTTCTCCGCTCCTTCCCGGAGGCTCTTCTGAACGTGGACGTAAAAGAAATGGACGCCGTTAATGGCATAACGAAGCTCCTCGAACGATATAGGGCCACCGAAAACACAGTGTTCTCATCGGAGAACCCCGCGGTAGTCCGGGCCATACTCATGGAGTGTCCGGAATGCAGGGTGGGACTCTCGATAGTCGGATACTCCTCGGTTCCATGGATATCCCGCCTCAGGGGAATTACCTCAGTCCATGTGCCGATAGATGCAGTCTCATACATCGGCTATCGGCCGCTGGTGGTTCTTTTGAGGAGCCTCAGGCGGCGCGGGCTGAAGGTTTACCTCTGGAACTACCGGATGGACGAGAGGGTCTGGGTTCCAAGGCTACTGTCCCTGGTTGATGTCATTATATCAGATAACCCGGCAAGGCTTAGGAAAAGTTTTTACGCTGAAGGTGTAGTCTTTCGGGGCGATTCATATGTGGGAACGCGATAGGGTTGTCGTCCTCGGACACAGGGGATACATGAGCGCATACCCGGAGAACAGCCTCCTGGCCTTCAGGAAGGCTATCGAAGCCGGTGCGGATGGAATCGAGCTGGACGTGTGGCTGACCAAGGATGGAGAGGTCATCGTCATGCACGACGAGACCATAGACAGGACGAGCAACATGAACGGAAGGCAGAAGGAGATGACCCTCGAAGAGCTCAAAAGGGCCGATATCGGCATGGGGGAGAGAATACCGACGCTTGAGGAGGTTTTTGAAGTTCTTCCCCGGGATGCCCTCCTCAACATCGAACTCAAAGACCCCGATACCGCGGGAGAGGTCGCAAAAATCGTGGCCGAAAACAACCCGGATAGGGTCATGGTATCCTCGTTCATCATAGATGCTCTCAGGGAGTACAGGAAGCACGATAGAGACACCGTGATGGGCCTTCTTATAGACCGTGAAGAGGTCGTCCCGCTGATTCCAAAGCTGAAGGGGGAACTCAACCTGTGGTCGATAAACGTGCCCATGGAGGCGATACCTATAATCGGCTTTGAGAAGACCGTGCAGGCCCTTCACTGGGCGCGCTCCCTCGGCCTCAGGGTGGCGCTCTGGACCGAGAACGACGTCCTGTTCTACAAAGACGACAACCTGGCCAGGCTAAAGGGGCTGTTTGACGTTGTCATAGCGAACGATGTGGAAAGAATGATTGAGTATCTTAAAACCCTTGGACTCAGGTAAACCCTTTTAAGGTTCTTTCCTTTACTCCATATGGTGGGGATATGCGGTGGGGTCCGCTTCTCATTCTCATAGCCATTGCCCTAATGCTGGCATCTGCAATGGTACCACCGGCCAGGTACGTTCCCCCTCCACGGCTGACCATAGATTCCAACCTTGGGGAGTTCACGGAGGAGCTTGAGAGGCACAACGTGGCAAAGCCATACCTCTGCGAGCCGGCCGAAAGGGTTATCGTCACGTGCCACATTCGCTCCGATTGGGAGCTGAACAGAACCATAACGGCTCTCGATAGGTTTCCACACTTCTCGATAGAGCTCACCAACGGCTACGACGAAACCGATGTCGTGGTTTTCAACAAGAGCGAGTTTTACTCGGCCCTTCCGAACACATGCCGTCCCTGGGGAAAGGTTGAACCGAAACCTGTCAAACTGGATCAGGACCGACTGGAGAAGGAGCTGGAAGCCTACAGGGAGCTGGAAGGCCTGATTGACGATCCCACGGAGAGGGAGTTCATCCACAACCGCACCATCGAGTTGGAGGAACTCCTCGGGTTGAGGCAGAAGGAGCCGATCTACAACGCAACGTTCGCCCATGTCATCCTAATGTACCCGGTAAAGACTGAGAGCAATGCACCCCTGATGGCGGCCCTGTGGACGGGCGTCATCCTCACAGGAGTGGCCGGGCTGGTGATGGTATGGAGGGAAAGAAGGACCTGATGCTCGCGATGGCTCCATTCGTGATTTTCATACTCTTGGGCTCAATATTCCTCGGCACCTACTACCGGGAGACGTCCCTAGCAAGGGAACAGGTCGCCGGTATAGACGAACTTGAGGGGATCGGGGAAGAAAATGCCCCCTGGAGCGGGCTCTGCAACATTGTGAACATATATGTCACGGTGAGGGACCGTGAGGACGCCGCAAGGCTGGAGGAGTTCCTCAGGGAGGAGAGAATAAGGGTCACCGTTTCAAGACACGGGGAGAGGTTCATATCCATGATGGGCAGGGTTGCACTGAAGGATGTTGACAGGATTGTGGAAAAGGGTAAAAAGAACGGATGGGCGACTGTGTACCACAATAACTCCGATTTCTGCGCCAAGTGGATTTCCAGGTTCGAAATGGAGAACTGGATAATATCCTCCCATCTGGATGAACTCTC
This window of the Thermococcus thermotolerans genome carries:
- a CDS encoding alpha/beta hydrolase → MVWLGVLIFILLAFLAFSAFVAYKMAKPPRFVGNWTPEDFGFDYEDVEFTTEDGLKLSGWWIDRGSDKTVLPLHGYTRSRWDEVYMKDTIEFLLKEGYNVLAFDFRAHGKSEGKYTTVGDRELLDVRAAVAWLRENHPERAQRIALVGFSMGGIVTIRALSELEEVCCGVADSPPIYLDRTGARGLKYFAKLPEWLYTFVKPFTKLFSGAKELNMLEYAERIKKPLLLIAGEGDPLVNVEEVREFYEKNRELNPHSELWITDAPHVRTLKLHPEEWKRKVGEFLGKFLA
- a CDS encoding MFS transporter; translated protein: MERKGFSWGVVLGLALLGFSRSTGWALNKGLSFPLLSSYTGSAFVKGTILAAEGFIGLFIPVLLGYYSDTLKSKHGRRRPFIMAGGLLAGIAALMVYTGYAMGVPLWGFALTLGFFYLSMHLYTAQYRALMPDTIESGQRGKASGVITLLEWAGNLFLFGLAGFLIAKAVAETGENEGIKALAQTPYLKIPFLVTAAFLIGAALFVYFIVKEPEAPEIEEDESLWEYLRSIVENRDFLKFYAAQTLWWMSFEFIAIFLYGILAYILYGSATEENIKAVTSLGLYLMALFNITVLLGALPGGIIYDKLGRRLSIILGGLIFALPQLWGWFIKTQTEIVIALGVAGLGWGVLMAASYPVIGDLLTKFEREAFTGRYYGFFEATRSLPVLLAGIIGGAIVDLAGENYRVLFPIGALLVLLAMPMIWYMRNLDVAKEG
- a CDS encoding ABC transporter ATP-binding protein; amino-acid sequence: MKALEIRKLKKSYGDFLALKGIDLEVEEGEVFALLGPNGAGKTTLIRILAEGLGYDSGEILVFGKPLSKRTARLIGYAPQESVAYDLLTVEENLRFYADLYDAPRERVRKLISEFSLPAKKKARELSGGFKRRLNLAIALLYEPKLLILDEPSAGLDVPSRRELWNLIRRLREEGRTILLATHYMEEAEALADRVAIMNEGNVIAVGTPDELKSLAGEGSVIHVEGILKGTELVKKEFPRTIEREGTLRIGVEESKTALPKIVELLVEAGSEIRTIRVEEPTLEDVFLKLTGRGLE
- the tmk gene encoding dTMP kinase, encoding MGAFIVMEGIDGAGKSTQAKLLAKWFEEKGYDVILTKEPTDTAFGKLIRKLVLTGGREGIIDGARISHEAEALLFAADRAEHVSKLIKPAVEAGKVVISDRYFYSSLAYQWARGLDLEWLIDLNRFAIRPDLVILLDLPVKESMKRINGRSIKTEFDKIAELQKKVRENYLKLAERFPEIRIVNALASVEDIHNDIVALVEHELFKR
- a CDS encoding ABC transporter permease, with the protein product MKARAIKAIIGKDLRETRREKMALFWIFVFPLMWITLLGGIWGGHNPPITVDVGVVYFNESTPFTAADVVNVMENVTMDGVHVFNIEKYPNESAGVDAVRNGRIDVLLVFPKGFGENVSSGLQAKVYAYFDRSDPQNYQIVSGVIKGFFSEFEKEMAKRRLNITLSYMEKYVPANIAGNFTIEDFRGYLIGLTNPLELEEREVRGEAPSAIQFYVTSFIGIQFLFATMLMIGSGTLEEIEHGTLRRISASPATAWDFLAGKMLSTFIVITVSILIGIVYAKIVFGETVFPSALGWLIIFLAAVFSMSLGLAIAMGTRSIKATNAIVNLISMPLLFLAGIVIPASILPGWAKPIANYFPLGTALKSLRLLELYHRPASEILPGLVWLAASAFGMLLMAVVLYNWAIKRLK
- a CDS encoding phosphohexomutase domain-containing protein, producing MEVYYSQRFNPEELALLGRAIGTISHGTIIVGRDGRAISRYGKRAMVVGIVSTGSTIMDVRLIPLIALKDFAHRKGLPLAYVYYYGGVRVYVSGIDSDEIGAIMESKSFIEAQPNDIGATVYYPNALDDFLHEVFKYYNFRVEGKALVDAMNTPAVLFFPRMSDHFGFEVELINDMMTSYLPPKPKEVFMHKLQKGEYDFGLRFRPEGIVEFYKDGEELEFGSMWKLLDHMRKNL
- a CDS encoding NDP-sugar synthase, which gives rise to MKAVILAGGKGTRLLPLTVYRPKPMIPFFNRPLMEYAVQSLVNAGVDEIYVLVGYLKERIMDYFGDGSQWGVQIHYSNRDNVKLGTAGATKKVVKEIDETFFVVSSDVLTNLNLKALYEYHRKKKALATIALSRVDDPSQYGIAIINEDGRIIRFKEKPRPEEAFSNLVNAGIYVFEPEAFDLVPKGKNFDFSKDLFPRMLENDLALYGFPFNEYWNDVGRPSSYLQATEDVFLGRLLLPGLRTESLKGNLEHGGALITGRRCILRRPEVRGFAVLGDDVEIGRNVKIERSVIFSGAVIEEGAEIKEAIIGENVRVGKGVLIQPGSVIGDNTLIEDFSKIGSNVKIWVESRIGKESIILPD
- a CDS encoding phosphoenolpyruvate carboxykinase (GTP), coding for MNALERLEKLLDKEQFEKIRAIDNPELHEFLADWIEWLEPDKVFVCTDSEEDENYVRWKALYYGEEKLLETPNHTVHYDNYYDQARDKANTKLLVPEGKEIPFLNTKDRDEGLREIRELMRGIMKGKELFVCFFVLGPKNSVFTIPAVQLTDSAYVAHSEFILYRKGYEEFKRLGRQARFFRFVHSAGELDERKTSKNLDKRRIYIDLVGETVYSVNTQYGGNTIGLKKLAFRLTIQRAVREGWLSEHMFLMRVNGPNGRKTYFTGAYPSMCGKTSTAMISWENIVGDDLTFIMPFNGVARGANVEKGVFGIIQGVNPEDDPIIWQVLYSPVEIIFSNVLVKDGKPYWNEMGIEIPEEGENHSGKWWKGKKDKEGNEIPPSHKNARFTVSLEHFPNVDMDALEAPCGVEIGGMIFGGRDKDTWPPVREAFDWKHGVVTMGASLESETTAATLGKEGVRAFNPMAILDFMSVPLGEYIENYLRFGEKLRKAPKIFAVNYFLRDENGNWLNHKLDKAVWLKWMELRVHGDVDAIETPIGYIPRYEDLARLFREVLNKEYSREDYERQFTVRVPELLEKIERIERIYREQAGDVPEELFRILEEERSRLLQAREKYGDYISPFQLEGP